A genomic segment from Salvia splendens isolate huo1 chromosome 13, SspV2, whole genome shotgun sequence encodes:
- the LOC121762149 gene encoding ABC transporter G family member 15-like — translation MEIEADGGGGGHIETAMPRNDGQAYLVWEDLTVVLPNFGQGPTRKLLHGLSGYAEPGRIMAIMGPSGSGKSTLLDALAGRLSRNIVMTGSIRLNGKKQRLDYGVVAYVTQEDVLLGTLTVRETLSYSANLRLPSSMTKEAIREVVEGTIMEMGLQDCADRQIGTWQRRGVSGGEKKRVSIALEILTRPRLMFLDEPTSGLDSAAAFFVIQSIKNLARDGRTIISSIHQPSSEVFALFDDLYLLSGGETVYFGEAKTAIQFFAESGFPCPSRRNPSDHFLRCINSDFDIVTTTLISSQIFRETDSKSDPLLNTVTADIRATLIENYKHSEYAQMARLRMQEISHVRGLDTEAIKGSQASWSKQLTTLTKRSFLNMSRDIGYYWSRIVIYTIVALCVGTLFYDVGTSYTAILARGACAGFVTGYMTFMSIGGFPSFVEEMKVFYRERLNGYYGVAVFILSNFFSSLPFLVAISSITGTITFFMVKYQYEFSRYAFFCLNLFGCIAMVESVMMIVASLVPNFLMGIIAGAGVLGIMMMTAGFFRLLPDLPKPFWRYPVSFIGYGAWSLQGGYKNDMLGLVFDPLFPGDPKLTGEYVLTKMFGLSLDHSKWWDLCAVYALIVVYRFLFFVILKLKERAGPYLHSLYARRIAYRLKKRPSTLLRTISRSSKRNNLPLSSQEGLNSPLPQ, via the exons atggaaatagAGGcagacggcggcggcggcggccacATAGAGACGGCGATGCCGCGGAATGACGGGCAAGCATACTTGGTTTGGGAGGATCTGACGGTGGTGCTGCCGAATTTCGGGCAGGGTCCGACCCGGAAGTTGCTTCATGGGCTAAGCGGATATGCCGAGCCGGGTCGGATCATGGCTATTATGGGTCCTTCTGGCTCCGGCAAGTCCACCCTTCTTGATGCATTGGCAG GTAGATTATCAAGAAACATTGTCATGACCGGAAGTATTCGTCTGAATGGGAAGAAGCAGAGGCTAGACTACGGTGTTGTG GCTTATGTGACACAAGAGGATGTGTTGTTGGGGACTCTGACAGTGCGAGAGACGCTAAGCTACTCGGCCAATCTGAGGCTCCCGAGCTCCATGACTAAGGAGGCGATCAGAGAAGTCGTGGAGGGGACCATCATGGAGATGGGCCTCCAAGACTGCGCTGATCGCCAGATAGGAACCTGGCAGAGGAGAGGCGTAAGTGGTGGCGAAAAGAAGAGAGTCAGCATTGCTCTCGAGATCCTCACACGCCCTCGCCTCATGTTTCTCGATGAGCCCACCAGTGGCCTTGACAGCGCAGCCGCCTTCTTTGTCATCCAGTCCATCAAGAATCTTGCCCGGGACGGAAGGACTATTATCTCCTCCATCCACCAGCCTAGCAGCGAAGTTTTCGCCCTCTTTGATGATCTTTATCTCCTCTCTGGAGGGGAAACGGTTTACTTTGGCGAAGCTAAGACCGCGATACAG TTTTTCGCAGAATCAGGATTTCCATGTCCGAGTAGGCGGAATCCATCCGACCATTTCCTGCGCTGCATCAACTCGGACTTTGACATTGTCACGACGACACTGATTAGCTCACAGATATTTCGT GAAACCGACAGTAAATCAGATCCTCTATTGAATACGGTGACAGCAGATATAAGAGCAACTCTCATTGAGAACTATAAGCACTCCGAGTATGCACAAATGGCAAGATTGAGGATGCAAGAAATCTCCCATGTC CGAGGGCTGGACACTGAAGcaataaaaggaagccaagCTAGCTGGTCGAAGCAACTAACAACGTTGACAAAGAGATCGTTCTTGAACATGTCTCGTGACATCGGATATTACTGGTCTCGGATAGTCATATACACCATTGTTGCTTTATGTGTTGGGACTCTGTTCTACGACGTTGGCACCAGCTACACAGCCATACTAGCTCGGGGCGCTTGTGCTGGCTTTGTCACCGGTTACATGACTTTCATGTCCATAGGAGGTTTTCCTTCCTTTGTTGAGGAAATGAAG GTGTTTTATCGCGAGAGGCTAAATGGTTACTATGGCGTGGCCGTGTTCATATTGTCAAACTTCTTTTCTTCGTTGCCGTTTTTGGTTGCAATCTCATCTATTACCGGGACCATAACGTTTTTTATGGTGAAATACCAGTATGAATTTTCGCGTTACGCCTTCTTCTGTCTGAATTTGTTCGGATGCATTGCTATGGTAGAGAGTGTGATGATGATTGTGGCTTCACTAGTCCCTAACTTCTTGATGGGGATCATAGCTGGAGCCGGAGTTCTT GGTATTATGATGATGACCGCCGGCTTTTTCCGTCTACTCCCCGACCTCCCTAAGCCCTTTTGGCGCTACCCTGTCTCGTTCATTGGATACGGGGCATGGTCATTGCAG GGAGGATACAAGAACGACATGCTGGGGCTCGTGTTCGACCCTTTATTCCCTGGTGATCCAAAACTGACCGGCGAATATGTCTTGACGAAGATGTTCGGTTTGTCATTAGATCATTCCAAGTGGTGGGATCTATGCGCAGTGTATGCTCTGATCGTAGTTTACAGATTCCTCTTCTTTGTGATTCTCAAGCTGAAAGAGAGAGCAGGGCCGTATCTGCATTCACTCTATGCGAGGAGAATCGCATACCGTCTGAAGAAACGACCATCCACGCTGCTCAGAACAATATCTCGTTCCTCTAAAAGGAACAATCTTCCATTGTCTTCCCAAGAAGGCCTTAATTCTCCCCTCCCACAGTAG
- the LOC121761138 gene encoding extensin-2-like, which translates to MKSFMEPRLWVLVALVTTLAATANADSTWKPDLPLPHLPYLYSSPPPPPYKYESPPPPPYKYESPPPPPYKYESPTPPPYKYESPPPPPYKYESPPPPPYKYKSPPPPPYVYKSPPPPPYLYESPPPPPYKYESPPPPPYKYKSPPPPPYKYESPPPPPYKYESPPPPPYKYKSPPPPPYNYESPPPPPYKYESPPPPPYKYKSPPPPPYKYESPPPPPYKYESPPPPPYVYKSPPPPPYKYESPPPPPYKYKSPPPPPYKYESPPPPPYKYESPPPPPPYKYESPPPPPYKYESPPPPPYVYKSPPPPAYKYESPPPPPYKYESPPPPPYVYKSPSPPPYKYESPPPPPYKYESPPPPPYKYESPPPPPYKYESPPPPPYVYKSPPPPPSKYESPPPPPYKYKSPPPPPYKYESPPLPPYKYESPPPPPYVYKSPPPPPYNYESPPPPPYKYESPPPPPYVYMSPPPPPYKYESPPPPPYVYKSPPPPPYKYESPPPPPYKYESPPPPPYLYKSPPPPPYKYESPPPPPPYLYKSPPPPPYKYESPPPPPYKYESPPPPPYVYKSPPPPPYKYESPPPPPYLYKSPPPPPYKYESPPPPPYKYESPPPPPYKYKSPPPPPYVYKSPPPPPYRYESPPPLPYKYKSSPTPPQKDDCPPPSYQYKSPPPPPIY; encoded by the coding sequence ATGAAGAGCTTCATGGAACCCCGACTGTGGGTTCTGGTGGCTCTCGTCACCACCTTAGCTGCCACGGCAAATGCCGACTCCACGTGGAAACCCGACTTGCCACTGCCACATCTTCCGTATCTTTACAGctcaccgccgccgccaccataCAAATATGAGTcgccaccacctccaccatACAAGTACGAGtctccaccacctccaccataCAAGTACGAGTCTCCAACACCGCCACCATACAAATATGAATCTCCACCGCCACCACCTTATAAGTATGaatcacctccaccaccaccatacaAATATAagtcaccaccacctcctccctATGTGTACAAGTCTCCTCCGCCACCGCCATACTTGTACGAATCCCCTCCACCACCTCCTTACAAGTATgagtctccaccaccaccaccatacaAGTACAAgtcacctcctccaccgccaTACAAATATGAATCTCCACCCCCACCACCTTATAAGTATGaatcacctccaccaccaccctaCAAATACAAatctccaccgccgccgccttaCAACTATGAATCGCCTCCACCTCCGCCGTACAAATATgagtctccaccaccaccaccctacAAGTATAagtcacctccaccaccaccatacaAATATgaatctccaccaccaccaccgtaCAAGTATGAGtcaccacctcctcctccttATGTGTACAAAtctcctccaccaccgcctTACAAGTATGAATCACCTCCGCCACCACCCTACAAATACaagtctccaccaccacctccttaCAAGTACGagtcacctccaccaccgccataCAAATACgaatctccaccaccaccaccaccttacAAGTACGAgtcacctccacccccaccatACAAATATgaatctccaccaccacctccatatGTTTACAagtctccaccaccaccggcCTACAAGTACGAgtctcctccaccaccaccatacaAATACgaatctccaccaccacctccatatGTTTACAAGTCTCCATCACCACCGCCCTACAAGTATGAatcgcctccaccaccaccctaCAAGTACgagtctccaccaccaccaccctacAAGTACGAgtcgcctccaccaccaccatacaAATACgaatctccaccaccacctccatatGTTTACaagtctccaccaccaccaccctccAAGTATGAATCACCTCCTCCTCCACCCTATAAGTACaagtctccaccaccaccaccatacaAGTACGAGTCTCCTCCACTACCACCATACAAATACgaatctccaccaccacctccatatGTTTACAagtctccaccaccaccccctTACAACTATGaatcacctccaccaccgccataCAAATATGAGTCACCACCGCCTCCTCCTTATGTGTACATGTCTCCCCCACCACCACCTTACAAATATGAGTCACCACCGCCTCCTCCTTATGTGTACAAGTCTCCCCCACCACCGCCTTACAAATATGAatcaccgccaccaccaccctACAAATACGagtcaccaccaccaccaccgtaCCTCTACaagtctccaccaccaccaccttacAAGTATGAGtcaccacctcctcctcctccatatCTATACAAATCCCCACCACCACCGCCTTACAAATATGAatcaccgccaccgccaccctACAAATACGagtcaccaccaccaccaccgtaCGTCTACaagtctccaccaccaccaccttacAAGTATGAGTCACCACCTCCTCCTCCATATCTATACAAATCCCCACCACCACCGCCTTACAAATACGaatcacctccaccaccaccttacAAGTATGagtcacctccaccaccaccctaCAAATACAAGTCACCTCCACCTCCTCCTTATGTTTACaaatctccaccaccaccaccatacaGATATGAGTCTCCACCACCTCTTCCTTACAAATATAAATCTTCACCAACACCACCTCAGAAGGATGACTGTCCACCACCATCATACCAGTACAAatctccaccacctccaccaatATACTAA